In Streptomyces sp. P9-A4, the genomic window GCTCGATCGGCCCGGAGACCGACACGGCGGCCACCACGCGGTTCGACGGGCCGCGCACGGGCGCGGAGACGGACGCGACGCCCGGCTCCCGCTCACCGATCGACTGGGCCCAGCCGCGGCGCCGTACGCCCGAGAGGGCCGTCGCCGTGAAGCGGGCGCCCTGCAGGCCGCGGTGCAGCCGCTCGGGCTCCTCCCAGGCCATCAGGATCTGCGCCGAGGAGCCGGCCTTCATCGTCAGCGTCGAGCCGACCGGGACGGTGTCCCGGAGACCCGAGAGACGCTCGGCCGCCGCCACACAGATGCGCATGTCGCCCTGCCGGCGGTAGAGCTGGGCGCTCTCGCCGGTGACGTCGCGCAGATGCGTCAGCACCGGGCCCGCGGTCGCGAGCAGACGGTCCTCACCGGCCGCCGCCGCCAGCTCCGACAGGCGCGGTCCGAGAATGAACCGGCCCTGCATGTCACGCGCCACCATCCGGTGGTGTTCCAGTGCCACGGCGAGACGATGTGCCGTGGGCCGTGCGAGTCCCGTCGCCGCGACCAGTCCTGCGAGGGTGGCCGGACCGGACTCCAGGGCGCCCAGGACAAGGGCTGCCTTGTCGAGAACGCCTACGCCGCTAGAGTTGTCCATGCAACGATATTCGCGTCTCACTCTGTGAAACGCAAGTTCAATTTCCCGAGGAACTTGTCACTCTGGTGAGGCGGCCGCACAACGGCCCGCGAAACGGGTCTCTAGTTGTGCCGGCGTAGACGTCGGCCGGAGGGAAAGCGATGGGTAGGACACTCGCGGAGAAGGTCTGGGACGACCATGTCGTCCGGCGCGCAGAGGGCGAGCCCGACCTCCTCTTCATCGATCTGCACCTGCTGCACGAGGTGACCAGCCCCCAGGCCTTCGACGGCCTGCGCCAGAACGGCCGGCAGGTGCGGCGCCTCGATCTCACCATCGCCACCGAGGACCACAACACCCCGACCCTCGACATCGACAAGCCGATCGCCGACCCGGTCTCCCGCGCACAGCTGGAGACCCTCCGGAAGAACTGTGCCGAGTTCGGTGTCCGGCTGCACCC contains:
- the ndgR gene encoding IclR family transcriptional regulator NdgR, translating into MDNSSGVGVLDKAALVLGALESGPATLAGLVAATGLARPTAHRLAVALEHHRMVARDMQGRFILGPRLSELAAAAGEDRLLATAGPVLTHLRDVTGESAQLYRRQGDMRICVAAAERLSGLRDTVPVGSTLTMKAGSSAQILMAWEEPERLHRGLQGARFTATALSGVRRRGWAQSIGEREPGVASVSAPVRGPSNRVVAAVSVSGPIERLTRHPGRMHAQAVIDAAARLSEALRRTG